Proteins co-encoded in one Schaalia radingae genomic window:
- a CDS encoding CPBP family intramembrane glutamic endopeptidase has product MALFVLGGFGPTIAACVCLPGGFSWKNLAHFLTRRAPHAALYFLLCALLEVAAFWLSSHGWSAPADSAGTSLIAIVSIFLVVTLVAGGNEEWGWRGIMQPLLARRFHNFIAPDLVAALVVGAVWACWHIPLWWIDGNPHQGSSFAAFALTSFALSAWLGLLVAFTRSVLWCMVFHGMANTLMTVFPPADDMRHHLVIAVWFLLAIPAYYVFQRVARTP; this is encoded by the coding sequence ATGGCGTTGTTTGTTCTGGGTGGATTCGGCCCGACCATCGCCGCTTGCGTGTGCCTGCCGGGTGGTTTTTCGTGGAAAAATCTCGCGCATTTTCTGACCCGTCGTGCCCCGCACGCTGCGCTTTATTTTCTCCTGTGCGCTTTGCTTGAGGTCGCCGCATTCTGGCTGTCATCACACGGATGGAGTGCACCCGCCGACTCGGCAGGCACCTCATTGATCGCCATCGTGTCCATCTTCTTGGTCGTGACGCTGGTGGCCGGCGGCAATGAAGAGTGGGGCTGGCGTGGAATCATGCAGCCTCTGCTCGCGCGCCGCTTTCACAATTTCATAGCGCCAGACCTAGTAGCGGCCCTCGTTGTAGGGGCGGTATGGGCATGCTGGCATATCCCCCTGTGGTGGATCGACGGCAACCCGCATCAGGGATCCTCATTTGCGGCATTCGCACTGACCTCTTTCGCGCTCAGTGCGTGGTTGGGACTGTTGGTCGCCTTCACCAGATCAGTCCTGTGGTGCATGGTGTTCCACGGGATGGCCAATACGCTCATGACTGTGTTCCCACCGGCTGACGACATGCGCCATCACCTCGTCATTGCCGTCTGGTTCCTGCTTGCTATTCCCGCGTATTACGTGTTCCAGCGGGTGGCCCGTACCCCTTAG